The Ralstonia pickettii DTP0602 genome segment GCGCGGCGAGGTGCTGTGCCAGCAGCGCGACGCCGCCGCGCTGCGCAACGAGATCGTGCAGATGCGCCGCAAGGTGGCCGAGGGCCATCCCAACCCGACCGGCCTGTTCGACCTGAAGCACGACCGCGGCGGCATGGTCGATATCGAGTTCACGGTGCAGTACCTGGTGCTGCTGCACAGCCGCGCCCATCCGCAGCTGACCCGCAACGCCGGCAATATCGCGCTGCTGCGCGAGGCCGGCGAACTGGGGCTGATCGATGCCACGCTGGCGCTGGCGGTGGGCGATGCCTACCGGCTGTTCCGCGCGCGCCAGCACCAGTTGCGGCTCGACGGTCAGGCGCACGCGCGCGTGGCGCCGGCCTCGGTGGCGCCGCAGACCGCGCAGGTGCGCGCGCTGTGGCGGGCCGTGTTCGGTGAGGACTGAGAGCGCGGCAGGCCGGCCCGCGCCCGCGCCCGCCGGCGCATCGTGGCCGGGTTTGCTGGCCGCGATCGCGCTGGTGTGGGCGCTGTCGGCCTGGTTCACCTTCGTGCCGTGGTGGCATGCGCACGGTCTTTACCTGCGCGACGCGGTGCGGATGGAGGGCCAGTGGTGGCGGCTGGCGAGCGCCATGTGGGTGCACCTGGGCTGGCGCCATTGGCTGGCCGACGCGCTCGCGGCCACCGGCCTGCTGGCGCTCGCGGGTCGCGTCGCGCGGGCGCGCGCGATGCTGCTGGTGCTGATCGCCTGCGGCATCGCGGTGCAAGCCGTGCTGCTGCGCGTGCCGGCGATCGGCTGGTATGGCGGGCTGTCCGGTGCGCTGCACGGGCTGGCCGTGTGGGGCGCGCTGGCGCTGCTGCGCGCGCCGGGCTTCTCACGCGCGCTGGGCGTGCTGCTGTGCCTGGGCGTGCTGGTCAAGGTCTGGCTGGAACAGTCGTGGCTGGCGCCGGTGGTGTTCGAGCCGGCGCTGGGTTTCGGCGTGGTGCGCGCCGCGCATGCGGCGGGCGCCGTGGCCGGGTTGCTGTGCTGGGTGTTGCAGGAGTGGTGGCTGGCGCGGCGGCCGGCGGCAGGCGCGGGCGACGCCTGACCGGCAGCGCCCGCGCGCCACGCTTCAGAATTCAGGCACGCCGCCGCAGCGTAAAGGCCAGCAGGCCGGATAACGTCAGCAGCAACGCACCCCAGACCGGCATCGCGCCGCCGCCGCCGCCGGATGAGGGCGCCGGCGCCACTGCGGCGGCCGGTGCCGCCCCCGCCGCCACCAGGGCCCCGTCGGCATCGAGCAGCCCCGCGCCGCACACACCGGGGTTGGTGGTGCAGAAGGTGCCGGACGGGTGCGGCCGCGCCGAAGCTTTCAGCGCCGTGGTCACCTGCGCCGGGGTCAGCGCCCCGTTCACCGCAAACATCATCGCCACCACGCCCGACACCATCGGCGCCGCAAAGCTGGTGCCCTGCGACGACGACACCGTGTACGCGCCCAGCGAGGTCTGCCCGAGGTTGCTCAGCGTGCGGATCACCGACGGCGTCACCGTGCACTGCCCGTTCTGCACGCGCGAATTGCCGCAGCCGCCGCCGGGCGCACTGATGGCGACCTGCGCGCCGATGTTGGCATAGGTGGCGTTCTCGCCGTCGTTGGCATGCGCGGTAACGGCGATCACGCCGCTGCAATCGGCCGGCGCTTCCACCGCGCCGCGGTTGTTGCCCGCCGCGGCCACCACCACCACGCCGCGCGCGTTCAGGTCGTTGACGGCCTGCTGCTCGATGCTGCTGCAGGTGCCGCCACCCAGGCTGATATTGACCACGCGCGCGGGCGTCGGGTTGGCCGGCACGTCGGGCACCGGCAGGCCACCGGCCCAGCGTAAGGCGTCGACGGTATCGGACAGCAGCGCGCCGCAGCGCCCCGATACGCGCACCGGCAGAATGCGCGCATTCCAGTCGACGCCGGCGATGTCCTGGGCGTTGTTGGTGAGCGCCCCCAGCACGCCCGCCACGCGCGTGCCGTGCCAGCTGTTTGGCGTAGCCTCCTGTTCCGCCGTGGAGCTGCCGGGGCAGGTGAAGCCCACCGGCACGTTGTCGCCCGCATCGGTGGCGTCGCTGTCACGGCCGTTGTCGTCATTGGAGATGGTGGTGCTGCTGATGAAGTCATAGCCCGGCAGCAGCCGTCCCGCCAGGTCGGGGTGGGGCAGCACGCCGGTATCGACCACCGCGATCACCACGCCGCTGCTGCCGCGCGTGCGGTCCCAGGCGCGCGGCAGGTTGACGCCGCCGACCGCAGTGCCGGTGCCCATCAGATAGGGCTGGTTGACGCGGAACTCAGGGTCGTCGGGCAGGGTGTCGTGCAGCCGCAGCCAGCGGTCGGGCACGGCGTCGGCCACGCGTGGGTCCTGGCGCAGCCGCGCCGCGGCCGCTTCGGGGTCGGCGGCGAGTTCGGCCGGGACCTGCAGCAGCTGCAGGTTGCCGCCCATCGGGCGGCGCAGCGTGGCCGCGATGCCGGTGCGCTCGCGCAGTTGCTGCAGGTTGTCCTTGGGCTCGCCCGTCGCTGCCGAGGCCGGGTTCTTGCCGGCGGTGGCAGGGTCGGTGACGGAGGTGGAGCCATCGCGCCAGCGCACGATGATATGGCCGGTGTAGGCCTGGGCGCCCGGCGCGGCAAGCGCCCCGGTCGCCGGCACCGCGCCGCAAATCGCGGCTGCGGTGAGGAGGGTTACCCGCCAGCGGCGGGCCGGCGAGCATCGGCGGAAGACGGGCTGCGCGTTGGATTGCGGCATGTGTTCCTCCTGGGGCGCCGGCCGGCGGGGACGGTGCGGGGCATGCTATGTAGCGAATACGATCCTGGCCGATAGCGCAAGGGCTACCGAGGGCTTAGAACTCGTCTCTTCCGGACAGCGCCGGAGCGCCGTCAGCTTTGCGGCATGTCCCAGCTGGTGGGCATATTCCGGTTGGGCTTGATCAGGCGGTCGGGCTCGGCGGTGTCGATGCGCGGCGTGGCGCGCAGGGTGTCGACGGCCTGGTCGATGGTCGCCTCCGCCGACGGCGAGATTGCCGTCACCAGCCAGACACCGTCCGACATCGGGCGCTTGACCACGAAGCGGATCGGCCCCTTGATCTCGGCCAGCAGCTTGCCGGCATCTTCTGACAGATTCACCGCGGGCGGCTTGAAGCGGACCATGATGTCGCCGAGCGAGCGGTCGTCGCTGATGCTGCCCGGCGGCGGGGCGTAGGCCTTGGACTGGGCCTGGCAGCCGGACAGCGCCAGCAGTGCCGCCGAGGCGGCGGTGGCGATCGCCAGAACGGCGCGCAGGGATGCCCGGGGGCGATGCAGGAAGCCGGCTTGCGGCGCTTGGCGGGTCATGGTGAAGCTCCTGTCAGTATCGGGTGGGCGGCCGCCGCAGTGGGCGGCCATGGGCGGGCAGCGGGGAGATCAGCCTGCGGCGCGGCGGCCGCGCCGGCCTTCCTTGGCGCCCGCGCTGCGCGCCGACTGGCTGGCTGGTGCCTCGGCCATGCCTTGCGCAAGCATTTCCTCGGCATGCTGCAGCGTGGTCGCGGTGACGGTGGCGCCGCCCAGCATGCGGGCAGTCTCGACCACGCGGCCGGCGGGATCGAGCACGCGGATGCGCGAGCGTGTGACCGAGCCGTCGCCTGCCCCGGTGGTTTCCTTGCTGACCAGCAGGTGCGTGCCGGCCTGCGCGGCGACTTGGGGCAAGTGGGTCACACACAGCACCTGGCGCGCGCGGCCCAGCTCCTGCAGGCGCCGGCCGACCACCTCCGCGACCGCGCCGCCGATGCCGGTGTCGACCTCGTCGAAGATCAGCGTGGGCGTGGGCGAGGCTTCGCTGGTGATCACCGAGATCGCCAGGCTGATCCGCGCCAGTTCGCCGCCGGAAGCCACCCGGGCCAGCGGCCGCGCGCTGACGCCGGCATGGCCGGCAACCAGGAACTCGACCTGCTCGAGCCCGTAGCTCTGGCCTTCCTCGAGCGCGTTCAGCGCGGCCACAAAGCTGCCGCCGGCCATCGACAGTCCCTGCATGGCCTCGGTGACCGCGGCCGACAGCGCCTGCGCCGCCTGCCGGCGGGCGTGGCTCAGGTGTTGCGCCAAGGTCAGGTAGGCGGCCTTGGCCGCGGCCTCGCGCGCCATCACCTTGTTCAGGTCCTGGGCGGCCTGCAGGTCGTCGAGCTGCTGGCGGCGTGCGGTCAGTTCGTCGGGCAGTTGTTCCGGCGGCAGGCGGTACTTGCGCGCGGTGGCGTGCAAAGCCTGCATCCGCTCTTCCACCGCCTGCAGCCGCTCGGGGTCGAGTTCGAGCCGGTCGACATAGCGCGTCAGCGAGTGTGCGGCTTCCTCGGCCTGCATCTGGGCGGGTTCGAGCGCGGCCAGCACGTCGCGCAGCGCCGGGTCGAGATCGGCCAGCTGCTGCAGCCTGTGCACGATGGTGTTCAGCGCCGACAGCACCGAGCCGTCGGCCTCGGACAGCGCATCCAGCGCGGCGCGGCTGCCGTCGATCAGGCCGGCGGCGTGCGAGAGTCGGTTGTACTCGGACTGGATCTCTTCCCATTCGCCCGGCTGCGGGTTGAGCTTGTCCAGCTCGCCCACCTGCCATTCCAGCCGCTCGCGCTCGAGCTGCATCTCGCGCGACTGGTGCTCGACCGCCTCGCGCTGGCGCACGCAGGCACGCCACGCGCGCCAGGCCTCGGCCACGGCGCCGGCCTGCTGGGTCAGCCCGGCATGGGCGTCGAACAGCAGGCGCTGGGCGTCGGGGCGCAGCAGCAGCTGGTGCGCGTGCTGGCCGTGGATGTCGACCAGCTGATCGCCGACTTCGCGCAGCTGCGCCAGCGTGGCGGCGGCGCCATTGATAAAGGCTTTGCTGCGGCCGCCGGCATCGACGGTGCGGCGCAGCAGCACGCTATGCACGCCGTCTTCCGCGTCGCCGTTGAGTTCGCGCTCGGCCAGCCAGGCGTCCAGCGCCGGGTGGGTCGAGAAGGTGGCGCTGACGCTGGCGCGCGGGGCGCCTTCGCGCACCACGCCGGCATCGGCGCGCTCGCCCAGCACCAGGGCCAGGGCATCGATCAGGATGGACTTGCCGGCGCCGGTTTCGCCGGTGAAGACGGTGAAGCCGGACGTGAAATCCAGGTCGAGCGTGTCGACGATGACGAAATCGCGGATGGACAGGCTGCGCAGCATCGTGGCGTGAGGGGGTGTCGGTCCGGTGGGTCGGGCTCGGGCTGGGGGGCGGCTCAGAGGCGGTTGTCTTCGGACGGATACTCGTGCCAGTGCAGCTTCTTGCGCAGCGTGGCGTAGTAGTTGTAGCCGACCGGGTGCAGCAGGTTGATGTGCTTCTCCGAGCGCCGCACTACAATGCGGTCGCCCGGCAGCAGCGAGGTCAGCGACTGCATGTCGAAGTTGACGCTCGCGTCGCGCGCGCTGGCCACTTCGATGGTGACCTCGGCGTCGTGCGGCAGCACGATCGGGCGGTTCGAGAGCGCGTGCGGGGCGATCGGCACCAGCACCACGCCGGACAGCGTAGGATGCAGGATCGGGCCGCCGGCGGACAGCGCGTACGCGGTCGAGCCGGTGGCGGTCGACACGATCAGGCCGTCCGAGCGCTGGTTGTACATGAAAAAGCCGTCCACCGACACCGCCAGCTCGACCATGCCGGAGATGCCCGAGCGGTTCACCACCACATCGTTCAGCGCCAGCGCGGAAAAGATATCCATGTCGTCGCGCACCACGCGCGATTCCAGCAGCAGCCGGGTCTCGGCCTCGTAGCGGCCGTCGAGCATGTCGGGCAATACCGTATGCGCGTCTTCCAACGCGATATCGGTCATGAAGCCGAGCCGCCCGTGGTTGACGCCGATCAGCGGCACGTCGTGGCCGGCCAGCTGGCGCGCCAGGCCCAGCAGGGTGCCGTCGCCGCCCAGGACCACGGCGACATCGGCCTGTTCGGCGATCTCCTCGGCGGAGAGGGCCGGGTAGCCGGTCAGCCCGGTGGCCAGCGCGGTCTCGCGCTCGAACACCACATCCTGGCCGTTGCGCAGGATATAAGAGGCGATCTCCTCCAGCGGCCCTTCGATGCCGGCGGTGGAATACCGGCCCACCAGGGCGACGGTCTTGAACGGAGTGCGCAACGCGCTGTCTTTGGGGGGGGCGGACATGCCGGGATTAGACCATACCGCCGTAACCGTTGTCAGCATGCCGGGTGCGGAACCCGGCGCCGGGCGAGGCCGGGCGCCGGAAGGTCCAAAACTTGCGTAAAATCGGGACATCATGGATGAACGTTCCAAAACGCTGCTCAAGACCCTGATCGAGCGCTACATCGCGGAAGGTCAGCCGGTCGGTTCCCGCACCCTGTCCAAGTACTCGGGGCTGGACCTGTCGCCGGCGACGATCCGCAATGTGATGTCCGACCTGGAGGAGATGGGCTTTATCTCCAGCCCGCACACCTCGGCTGGCCGTATCCCGACGCCGCGCGGCTACCGGCTGTTCGTTGATTCCATGCTGACGGCCAAGCCGCTCGAGCGCAACGCCGACCTGGCCGAGCTGACCGGCCAGATCCAGGACCAGCTCGGCGGCCAGCAGCTGGGCCCGCAGCGGATGATCACCATGGCGGCGCGCACGCTGTCCAACCTGTCGCACTTTGCCGGCGTGGTGATGACGCCGCGGCGCGCGCAGGCGTTCCGGCAGATCGAATTCATGCGGCTGTCGGAAAAGCGCATCCTGCTGATCATCGTCAGCCCTGAAGGCGACGTCCAGAACCGCATCATCCAGACCGAACTGGCTTATACGCCGGCGCAACTGATCGAGGCGGCCAACTACTTCAACTCGCATTACGCCGGCATGAGCTTCGACTCGGTTCGCGACCACCTGCGCGTGGAACTGCGCGACCTGCGCCGCGACATGTCGCAGCTGATGCAGGCGGCGGTCGAGGCCGGCAGCACCGTCGAGGACGAGGAGGACGACCACGTCTATATCAGCGGCGAGCGCAAGCTGCTGGAAGTGGAAGACCTGGCCTCCAGCATGGACAAGCTGCGCCGGCTGTTCGACGTGTTCGAGCACAAGACCAGCCTGCTGCAGCTGCTGGACGTGTCCAGCCACGCCCAGGGCGTGCAGATCTTCATCGGCGGCGAGAGCCGGCTGGTGCCACTGGAAGACATGGCGGTCATCACCGCGCCGTACGAAGTCGACGGGCAGATCGTCGGCACGCTGGGCGTGATCGGCCCCACGCGCATGGCCTACGAGCGCGTGATCCCCATCGTCGACATCACCGCGCGGCTGCTGTCCAGCGCGCTGAGCCAGAACCAGTGACACGGCTGGCCGGTCTCAAAAGCTGCCCCATTCCTACCGAGCGCGGCAAATATTGCCGAAGCGTGTTGCGAGCGCTCGTTATCTGCGCTCGCCGCGCCAACCCGGAAGCGACATGACGTTTTCTCCCGAACCGGCCTACCAGCACGGCCAGGCGCCACGCACGGCGATCCTGCTGGTCAACCTGGGCACCCCCGACGCGCCCACGCCCAAGGCGGTGGGGCGCTACCTGAAGGAGTTCCTGTCCGACCCGCGCGTGGTGGAGATCCCGCGCGCGGCCTGGCTGCCGCTGCTGCACGGTGTGATCCTGCCGCTGCGTTCGCGCGCCTCGGCGCTCAAGTACGAATCGATCTGGCTGCGCGAGGCGCATATGACGGGCTCGCCGCTGCTGGTCTACAGCGAGCGGCAGGCGCATGCGCTGCAGCGGCTGCTGAACCAGAACGGCCATGAGGTGACGGTGGCCTGCGCGATGCGCTACGGCAACCCGTCGATCGCGTCGGTGCTGGAGGCGCTGCGCCGCCAGGGCTGCGAGCAGGTGCTGGTGCTGCCGATGTACCCGCAATACTCGGGCACCACCACGGCGACCGCGTTCGACGAGGTGTTCCGCGTGCTCGGCCAGTGGCGCAACCAGCCCGAGTTGCGGCTGGTCAAGCATTTCCATGACCACCCGGCCTATATTTCGGCACTGCACCAGCAGGTCGGCGCCTACTGGGCCCGGCACGGCATGCCGGACTTCGCCCACGGCGACAAGCTGATCCTGTCGTTCCACGGCGTGCCGCGGCGCACGCTGGAGCTGGGCGACCCGTACCACTGCGAGTGCCTGAAGACCGGCCGCTTGCTGGGCGAGGCGCTGGACCTGCAGCCGGGACAATACCAGGTGACGTTCCAGTCTCGTTTCGGTAAGGCGGAATGGCTGCAGCCGTACACGGCCCCGACGCTGGCCGAGCTGGGCAAGGTCGGCGCCGGCCGGGTCGACGTGTTCTGCCCCGGCTTCCCTGCCGATTGCATCGAGACGCTGGAAGAGATCGCCATGGAAGGGCAGACTGAATTCAAGGTCGCGGGCGGCAAGGACTTCCACTTCATCGCGTGCATGAATGATTCGGCACCGTGGGTGGCGGCGATGGCGGAGATCGCGCTGCAGCACCTGCAGGGCTGGCCACTGGCCACGCCGCACCCGCACGAACTGGAAGCGCGGCGCTCGCGCGCGCAGACCCGGGGAGCGGCGGCATGAATGTGGATTTTGAGGCAGATGCGCGCCAGCGCATCGACAAGTGGCTGTGGTGCGCGCGCTTTTTCAAGACGCGTTCGCTGGCGGCCGAAGCGGTGGAGCGTGGCAAGGTGACTGTCAACGGCCAGCCGTGCAAGAATTCGCGCGAGGTGAAGCCGGGCGACAAGGTCGTGCTGGAAGCGCACCAGCAGCGCTGGGAACTAGCGGTCAAGGGCATTGCCCCGGCGCGCGGCCCGGCGCCGGTGGCGCAGACACTGTACGAGGAAAGCACAGAGAGCCAGGCGCGCCGGCAGGCCGATGCCGAACGCCGGCGCCTGCAGCCGGAGCCGTCCGCGCAGATCCAGGGCCGTCCGACCAAGCGCGACCGCCGCCGCATCGACGACTTCAAGGGATGAAATGACAACGCGGCGGCACCGGCATAGCGCCGGTGCCGCCGCGCAGCGGAAGGGTGTCGGACAGGAGGCTGTTGGTCCCGGCCGACTATTCCTGCGTGACTTCCTGACTGACGATAGGAACGATGTAATGCTTGAACACCGCCTTGCCACTGCCATACTCCGTATCGCGCGGCGTGAACGCGCCGGAGAGGCAGATAAAGGTGGTCATGACCGCTAATGCGGCCACGAGGCACAGCGTCACCACAGGCAGCTTATGCATGGCCAAATTTTCCGAAGAGGCACAAATGTGAACCATCTCCTGGGCCCCCGACATTTTTGTCATTTTTCTTAATGAGAATCTTAGTGAGTGCGGTGCAGCAAAGCAATAAGGCGTCTATTGCACAGGCCAACGCTTTGTAACGGTGTGTTTCCGCGTCTCGCTGGCGCCACTCTTGAAAACCGGCGCCTTGCCACCAACTGCACGCAACACACGCCGATTTACCACCCGGGGCCGCGCCATCGGCCGGCCGCGACAATGTATTGATACGGATCGACATGGAAGACCAGAAGCAGACGCCATCCACCCAGACGCCTACGCCCGCGGGCGATGAGGCGGCCAGCGCCGCGACCGCAGGCCAGGAGACCGCCGCGCCGGAAACCGCTGCCGTGGAGGATGTGGCGGCCCAGCTGGCCGCCCTCGAAGCCAAGGCACGCGAGAACTATGACCTGTACATGCGCGCCGTTGCCGACGGCGAGAACATCCGCCGCCGCGGGCAGGAAGATATTTCCAAGGCGCACAAGTTCGCGATCGAGAACTTCGCCGACAACCTGCTGCCGGTGATGGACAGCCTGCAGGCCGCGCTGGCCGACGGCTCGGGCGATATCGCCAAGCTGCGCGAAGGGGTCGAGCTGACCGCGCGCCAACTGGCGGCGGCGTTCGAGCGCGGCAAGATCGTGGAACTGAACCCGGTGGGCGAGAAATTCGACCCGCACCGCCACCAGGCCATCTCGATGGTGCCGGCCGACCAGGAACCGAACACCGTGGTTGCCGTGCTGCAGCGCGGTTACACGATTGCCGACCGCGTGCTGCGGCCGGCGCTGGTGACGGTGGCGGCACCCAAGTAAGCCGGGCAGGGCGGCTGCGCGACTGCGCTGTGTGTCCTGACCCTGTACCCTGATGCAGCGCCCGGTGCCGACTGGCCCGGGCGTTTGTCTTTTCGGAGCCAACCGTGAGTATGGAACAGGAATCGTCCCAGGCCCCCCATCTCGACCACCGCGCCTTCGATGCCTTCGGCATGCGGCAGGTCGATGACAAGACCATCGACGCCGCCATTGCCGGCGCCGGCGATGCGCTGGTGTGCGTGTTCTTCTGGGGCGTGGACTGCTTCAACTGCGAGATGGCCAAGAAGGCCATGCTCGCCAATCCCGAGCCGATCCGAGCGCTCGAACTGCACTGGCTGCACGCCAATGTCTATACGTACCCGGAACTGGGCCGCCGCTTCGGGCTGCACGGGATCCCGGTCTTCATGTTCTTCCAGAATGGCAAAAAACTGGGCCGCGCCACCGGCTGGCACGGCCACGGCCAGTTTGCCGCCGCGGTCGGCAATGCGCGGCTGAAGGCGAGCGGCAAGCCGCTGGCGGGCTGAGTCGGGCTAGCGCCGTCAGCGTGACAGCGCGTAGCCGATGCGGAACTGCCAGGGCAGCTTGTGGTTGTAGTCGAGCAGGCTCTCCCCGTAGCCAACGAAGTAGCCCGCCACCAGGTACCCGGCGGTGCCGGGCAGCAGCCGCGCCATCGGGTAGCTGACCTGCGCGTCGACGCTGCCGTACCACTTGCGCGTGCCCTTGCGCAGGGTCGCCGAGAACTCCCACGAATCCGGCCGCCCGTAGGCGATGCCCAGGTCCATGTAGCCGCGGTAGTAGGCGATATCGGGGTTCTCCGACTTTTCCACGTAGGCGTAGACCTTGGGTGCGACGCGCCAGTGCCAGTCGTTCTGGTCGCCAAAGTAGAAGGTCGGCTTGACGAAGACCGTGTTGATGCTGCGCGATTCGTCGCCGTCGCGGCCGTTGGATTCATGCTCAAAGCCGGTGGCCAGCGACAGCCGGCTGATCACGCTGTTGCGCACGCCGGTATCGGACAGGTAATAGAACAGGCTGGGCTTGTAGTTGGTATCGCGGAACGGCTTGGACTTCTCGGACAGATCCCATATCGAGAACTGGGTGTAGCCCACGTAGAGGTTGTCGAACAGGCTTTTCGACGCGGGGTCCTCGCCTTCGAAGATGCGGTACTTGAAGCTGAGCTGGAACTTGGCGTTGGCGCCGCCATGCCCGCCGACCATCAAGTACATCGGATCGTGGAACGACAGGCGTGCGCTGTCGCGCAGGTCGGCCGGTGCGGGGGCGGCGGCGCTGGCGGTAGTGACCGGGGTCACCGGCACGGGCGCGGCATCGGTTGTATCGGCGGGCGGCGCCGGCGGCTTGGCGGCGACCGGCGGGGTTGCCGTGGTCGACTCGCCGGGCTGCGGCAGGCGGTTCAGCGTTACCGTTACGGGAGCGGCGTCGATGCCGGTTGCGTCCAGCCGCACCTGGCCGCGCAGGGCCGGCGGCAATGCCACCGTGTAGCGGATCGCTCGGTGCTCGCCGCGGCGCAGGTTGACCACGGCCGGGCCCGACACCTCGCGCCATAGCACCAGACGTACCGGCGCCTGCAGGTCGCCGGAAGCGGTCACCTCCAGCGTGTCGGGGATACGGTAGCGGCGCGTGGCGTCGTCGGCGCTGACCACCAGCGTCAGCGTCAGCGGCTTGTTACCGTCGATCACGCGCGGCGGTTGCAGCAGCGCCACGCCGGCGTGGCCGGCCAGCGGCCAGGCCAGCATCAGCGACAGGTAGATCGGGGCAAGGGCGCGGCCGGCGAGCGCCAGCCGGCGCCGGCGGGGAGGAGGGGCAATGCGGGACATGGCTTGCGGGCACCGCGCAACCATGTGACGGCAACGCGGCTAGGGAAAATACTGACCCGCAAAGCCTACCACGCACCCGTCCGAGGGTTGTGACGAAATGTACGCTGCACTTGGCGCGTACCTTAGCGGTTGGCGCGGCGCTTGATGCAGTCGACGTAGTGGTCGCCGTCGGGGGGCTGGCCGGTGCGCTGCGCCTGCCACAGCATTTCTCCGAGGCATTCCATCACCTGGTGCTGCGCTTCGTGCGGCGAGTCCAGGCGGCGCGCCAGCGTCTCGTAGGCCTGGCGGATGCCGCGCGGCTGGTCGACCGAG includes the following:
- a CDS encoding thioredoxin protein; translated protein: MEQESSQAPHLDHRAFDAFGMRQVDDKTIDAAIAGAGDALVCVFFWGVDCFNCEMAKKAMLANPEPIRALELHWLHANVYTYPELGRRFGLHGIPVFMFFQNGKKLGRATGWHGHGQFAAAVGNARLKASGKPLAG
- a CDS encoding phospholipase A; this encodes MSRIAPPPRRRRLALAGRALAPIYLSLMLAWPLAGHAGVALLQPPRVIDGNKPLTLTLVVSADDATRRYRIPDTLEVTASGDLQAPVRLVLWREVSGPAVVNLRRGEHRAIRYTVALPPALRGQVRLDATGIDAAPVTVTLNRLPQPGESTTATPPVAAKPPAPPADTTDAAPVPVTPVTTASAAAPAPADLRDSARLSFHDPMYLMVGGHGGANAKFQLSFKYRIFEGEDPASKSLFDNLYVGYTQFSIWDLSEKSKPFRDTNYKPSLFYYLSDTGVRNSVISRLSLATGFEHESNGRDGDESRSINTVFVKPTFYFGDQNDWHWRVAPKVYAYVEKSENPDIAYYRGYMDLGIAYGRPDSWEFSATLRKGTRKWYGSVDAQVSYPMARLLPGTAGYLVAGYFVGYGESLLDYNHKLPWQFRIGYALSR
- a CDS encoding heat shock protein GrpE (with DnaK and DnaJ acts in response to hyperosmotic and heat shock by preventing the aggregation of stress-denatured proteins; may act as a thermosensor~K03687: GRPE; molecular chaperone GrpE); this encodes MEDQKQTPSTQTPTPAGDEAASAATAGQETAAPETAAVEDVAAQLAALEAKARENYDLYMRAVADGENIRRRGQEDISKAHKFAIENFADNLLPVMDSLQAALADGSGDIAKLREGVELTARQLAAAFERGKIVELNPVGEKFDPHRHQAISMVPADQEPNTVVAVLQRGYTIADRVLRPALVTVAAPK